The Devosia sp. YIM 151766 genome includes a region encoding these proteins:
- a CDS encoding DUF2842 domain-containing protein — translation MTQRNRKLIGAFLLVGSIILWSVLATWIYLALPEGLPGLVLIGFFIVAGMGWLLPAMAIIAWMAKPEPQ, via the coding sequence ATGACCCAGCGTAATCGTAAATTGATCGGCGCCTTCCTGCTCGTCGGTTCGATCATCCTCTGGTCGGTGCTGGCGACCTGGATCTATCTCGCCCTGCCCGAGGGGCTGCCGGGACTGGTCCTGATCGGGTTTTTCATCGTGGCGGGCATGGGCTGGCTCTTGCCCGCCATGGCGATCATCGCCTGGATGGCGAAGCCGGAGCCGCAATAG
- a CDS encoding COX15/CtaA family protein codes for MTSLQDAAPGQVSFASDRLRPVRIWLYGLAAFVLLIVVVGGITRLTESGLSITSWKPISGTIPPLNEAEWLEEFEAYKQIPQYTYVHSWMDLDDFKFIFFWEWFHRLLARALGLVFLVPFAIFLFQKRLSRDLAWPLAGLFVLGGFQGALGWWMVTSGLTELTSVSQYRLAAHLTAASLLFVALLYVARSLTPGRVLGHVAPFHAVTAVLLVLMVMFQIAAGAFVAGLDAGMGYQTWPLMDGAIIPKGLFVMDPAWRNLFENALTVQFIHRGLAYLIVAYIGWLIWRRHKDGGFAGVHGWLPRIGLVVLLQVALGIATLLASVPISLAVGHQALAFMLAGLAACYVADLRRVR; via the coding sequence GTGACCTCTCTGCAAGATGCCGCACCCGGCCAAGTCAGCTTTGCCAGCGACCGTCTGCGGCCGGTTCGCATCTGGCTTTATGGCCTTGCGGCCTTCGTGCTGCTCATCGTCGTGGTTGGCGGCATTACGCGCCTGACCGAATCCGGCCTCTCCATCACCTCCTGGAAGCCCATCTCGGGAACCATCCCGCCGCTCAACGAGGCGGAATGGCTGGAGGAGTTCGAAGCCTATAAGCAGATTCCGCAATATACCTATGTCCATTCCTGGATGGATCTGGACGATTTCAAATTCATCTTCTTCTGGGAATGGTTCCACCGCCTGCTGGCGCGCGCGCTCGGTCTCGTCTTCCTCGTGCCCTTCGCCATTTTCTTGTTCCAGAAGCGGCTGTCGCGTGATCTGGCCTGGCCGCTCGCCGGGCTGTTCGTCCTCGGCGGCTTTCAGGGCGCGCTCGGCTGGTGGATGGTGACCTCCGGCCTGACCGAACTCACCTCCGTCTCCCAATACCGCCTCGCCGCTCACCTGACCGCCGCCTCATTGCTGTTCGTCGCGCTCCTTTACGTGGCGCGTTCGCTGACGCCGGGCCGCGTTCTCGGTCATGTCGCCCCCTTCCATGCCGTCACCGCCGTGTTGCTGGTATTGATGGTCATGTTTCAGATCGCGGCAGGGGCCTTCGTCGCCGGTCTCGATGCCGGCATGGGCTACCAGACCTGGCCGCTCATGGACGGCGCCATTATCCCCAAGGGCCTGTTCGTCATGGACCCCGCCTGGCGCAATCTGTTCGAGAACGCGCTGACCGTGCAATTCATCCATCGTGGCCTGGCTTACCTGATCGTCGCCTATATTGGCTGGCTGATCTGGCGGCGTCATAAGGATGGCGGCTTTGCCGGCGTGCATGGCTGGCTGCCGCGCATAGGGCTGGTGGTGCTGCTGCAAGTTGCCCTGGGCATCGCCACACTGCTCGCCAGCGTGCCGATTTCCTTGGCCGTCGGGCACCAGGCCCTCGCCTTCATGTTGGCGGGCTTGGCCGCCTGCTATGTCGCTGACCTCCGGCGGGTCCGGTAG
- the rplM gene encoding 50S ribosomal protein L13 translates to MSTYSAKPSDIEKQWVLIDAEGLVVGRLASIIASRLRGKHKPTFTPHMDMGDNIIVINADKVRLTGRKLDQHRFYWHTGYPGGIKDRTARELLEGRFPGRVLENAVRRMMPGGPLTRTQLKNLRVYAGAEHPHEAQSPAKLDVAAMNSKNVRVK, encoded by the coding sequence ATGAGCACGTACTCGGCAAAACCGAGCGACATCGAAAAGCAATGGGTCCTCATCGACGCCGAAGGGCTGGTCGTGGGCCGTCTTGCTTCGATCATCGCCTCGCGCCTGCGCGGCAAGCACAAGCCGACCTTCACCCCCCATATGGACATGGGTGACAACATCATCGTCATCAATGCCGACAAGGTGAGGCTGACCGGCCGCAAGCTGGATCAGCACCGCTTCTACTGGCACACCGGTTATCCCGGCGGCATCAAGGATCGCACCGCGCGCGAGCTGCTGGAAGGCCGCTTTCCGGGCCGTGTCCTCGAAAACGCCGTGCGTCGTATGATGCCGGGCGGTCCGCTGACCCGCACCCAGCTCAAGAACCTGCGTGTTTACGCTGGCGCCGAGCATCCTCATGAAGCGCAGAGCCCGGCAAAGCTCGACGTTGCTGCGATGAACTCCAAAAACGTGCGGGTGAAGTAA
- a CDS encoding GumC family protein, with amino-acid sequence MSYELPASEDAKIDVAALLAAIIRRLPRILLVTLALLVAGFVVLMFQPRLYESGAAILVESRASAYLRPANDQPPSYNGNTPGVVSSQIELLKSRDTLLNVIDQLDLRSVPEFNGGAAGFSPLGMITQLIGRRAATPNSVDETVITSLHDRLTVVQEKDSAIISVLVRSTDPQLAADIANALANAHVARRANLSISDTAEASGWLLDEINRLRVSVEQAESAVADFKVANDLFIGQNNTSLLDQQLSTIAAQVATAQERKNAALSRASLIRGLIDRGQPIEAVTDVRNSLAIQQLSQEKARLQGEMAQRSATLLASHPAIRALNAQISELDNQIRQEGRRVASALEAEAQIEADLEASLQAELDRAKVSASTATRDNVTLDGLQREAKAQRDLLEAYLLRYNEASSRVDATSALPDVRVVSVAAPSVTPASPKTSLVMVAIGIMSVAVQVGIVAFGELMSGRALVPIMRAPIVRQDELETAPFDEAELQPDQRWQEPDTAPDAFADPALASAEEPVLVLPEEPLQAERADIAPAEPPPSAEAANAFIHTLMVAPAGSGENDSEMAETPDVADEPISPRGPLARLLPYTDLVSDLVLGRTHLLLLADHGDNQPSRQMAEELVADALSKGLSVALIDAGSGLRTGNPGITELSTGEAGFGDVVQKSADNSFAEVTWGQGDSIARNSNRPQILTEALSDIYEVVVVMTGRADRKSMLGAFSELGGRIVLVTGEKDDVESAEATRRRLEEAGLPRVELAALAEPVAA; translated from the coding sequence ATGTCTTACGAGCTCCCGGCGTCCGAGGACGCCAAGATTGATGTTGCTGCCTTGCTGGCGGCCATCATCCGCCGGCTGCCGCGCATTTTGCTGGTGACGCTCGCTCTGTTGGTGGCCGGTTTTGTCGTGCTCATGTTCCAGCCGCGCCTGTATGAATCCGGGGCGGCGATTCTGGTGGAATCGCGGGCCAGCGCCTATTTGCGCCCGGCCAACGATCAGCCGCCGAGCTATAACGGCAATACGCCCGGCGTCGTCTCCAGCCAGATCGAACTGCTCAAGTCGCGCGACACCTTGCTCAACGTCATCGATCAGCTCGATCTGCGCTCCGTCCCGGAATTCAACGGGGGAGCGGCCGGCTTCTCGCCGCTGGGCATGATCACCCAATTGATCGGCCGGCGCGCCGCCACGCCGAACAGCGTCGACGAAACCGTGATCACATCGCTTCATGATCGCCTCACCGTGGTTCAGGAAAAAGATTCGGCCATCATCTCGGTGCTGGTGCGCTCGACCGACCCGCAGCTTGCCGCCGACATCGCCAACGCCCTGGCCAATGCCCATGTGGCGCGGCGGGCCAATTTGTCCATTTCCGACACCGCCGAGGCGTCGGGCTGGTTGCTGGACGAGATCAACCGTCTGCGCGTTTCGGTGGAGCAGGCCGAATCCGCCGTCGCCGACTTCAAGGTCGCCAATGATCTTTTTATCGGCCAGAACAATACCAGCCTGCTGGACCAGCAATTGTCCACAATCGCCGCCCAGGTCGCCACCGCGCAGGAGCGCAAGAACGCGGCGCTGTCGCGCGCCTCGCTCATCCGCGGCCTGATCGATCGCGGCCAGCCCATCGAAGCCGTGACCGATGTGCGCAATTCACTGGCGATCCAGCAATTGAGCCAGGAAAAGGCGCGCCTTCAGGGCGAAATGGCGCAGCGCTCCGCCACGCTGCTCGCCAGCCATCCGGCCATCCGCGCCCTCAATGCGCAGATTTCCGAACTGGACAATCAGATTCGCCAGGAAGGCCGCCGCGTCGCTTCCGCCCTGGAAGCCGAAGCGCAGATTGAAGCGGATCTGGAAGCCTCGCTCCAGGCCGAACTCGACCGCGCCAAGGTCAGCGCCTCCACGGCCACCAGGGACAACGTCACTCTCGACGGCCTCCAGCGTGAGGCCAAGGCGCAGCGCGATCTCCTCGAAGCCTATCTGCTGCGCTATAACGAAGCCTCCTCCCGCGTCGATGCGACCTCCGCCCTGCCGGACGTGCGCGTCGTCTCGGTAGCCGCGCCGTCCGTCACCCCGGCCTCGCCGAAGACCTCGCTGGTCATGGTCGCGATCGGCATCATGTCGGTCGCCGTTCAGGTCGGCATCGTGGCTTTCGGCGAATTGATGTCGGGACGCGCTCTGGTGCCGATAATGCGTGCGCCCATCGTTCGGCAGGACGAATTGGAAACTGCCCCCTTCGATGAGGCCGAGCTCCAGCCCGATCAGCGCTGGCAGGAGCCGGATACGGCGCCGGACGCCTTTGCCGACCCCGCCTTGGCATCGGCGGAGGAGCCTGTCCTCGTCCTGCCGGAAGAGCCGCTCCAGGCCGAACGGGCGGACATCGCGCCGGCAGAGCCGCCCCCCTCCGCCGAGGCGGCAAACGCCTTCATTCACACCCTGATGGTGGCACCAGCCGGTTCCGGAGAAAATGACAGCGAAATGGCCGAAACGCCGGACGTGGCAGACGAGCCCATCTCGCCCCGCGGTCCGCTTGCCCGCCTTTTGCCTTATACCGATCTGGTGTCCGACCTTGTGCTCGGCCGAACCCATCTGCTGCTGCTGGCCGATCATGGAGACAATCAGCCCAGCCGCCAGATGGCCGAGGAACTGGTGGCCGACGCGCTGTCCAAGGGCCTGAGCGTCGCGCTGATCGACGCCGGGTCAGGGCTTCGCACCGGCAATCCGGGCATCACCGAACTCAGCACCGGCGAGGCCGGCTTTGGCGACGTGGTGCAGAAGTCCGCCGACAACAGCTTCGCCGAAGTGACCTGGGGGCAGGGCGATTCTATCGCCCGCAACTCCAACCGCCCACAGATTCTGACCGAGGCGTTGAGCGATATCTATGAAGTCGTGGTGGTGATGACCGGCCGCGCCGATCGCAAGTCCATGCTCGGTGCCTTCTCCGAACTGGGTGGCCGCATCGTCCTGGTCACCGGTGAAAAAGACGATGTCGAAAGCGCCGAAGCCACGCGCAGGCGTTTGGAAGAAGCCGGTCTGCCCCGCGTCGAGCTTGCTGCCCTGGCCGAGCCGGTCGCCGCCTGA
- a CDS encoding polysaccharide deacetylase family protein, producing MGLKYAAIRTAFELLWLSRMPALFNLLSRSRGVIFTLHRVLPDEPADFSPNAILQVQPDFLDFCLERLRDLGLDIVSMDEALERLAAPKRGRRFVVLTFDDAYRDNLRHALPILQRHEAPFTLYVPTAFVDGVGQLWWQAIEDIIARQDALAFTENGDTEYVDTRTIAEKNDAFNRLYWRLRKLPEPERLALLAEFTGNYGYDLDRQCRDLIMDWQELRLFAGDPLCTIGAHTVNHYELAKLPAEQAHNEMIQSVEVIEAQFGIRPAHFSYPLGGPLSCGRREFDLARNAGFRTAVTTRPGGLYPHHLQRLTELPRVSLNGHFQQRRYVEVFASGGLFTQLGRAMG from the coding sequence ATGGGGCTCAAATACGCCGCCATTCGCACTGCCTTCGAACTGCTTTGGCTGTCGCGGATGCCGGCATTGTTCAACCTGCTGTCGCGCTCGCGCGGCGTGATCTTCACGCTGCATCGCGTCCTGCCGGACGAACCCGCCGATTTTTCTCCCAATGCCATTTTGCAGGTGCAGCCGGATTTCCTCGATTTTTGTCTCGAGCGCCTCCGCGATCTCGGCCTGGACATCGTCAGCATGGACGAAGCGCTGGAACGTCTCGCCGCGCCGAAACGGGGCCGCCGCTTCGTCGTCCTCACCTTCGACGACGCCTATCGGGACAATCTCCGCCATGCTCTGCCTATCCTGCAGCGGCACGAAGCGCCTTTCACCCTCTATGTGCCCACCGCTTTCGTGGATGGCGTCGGCCAGCTTTGGTGGCAGGCGATAGAGGACATTATCGCCCGGCAGGACGCTCTGGCCTTCACCGAGAACGGTGACACCGAATATGTCGACACCCGAACCATTGCCGAGAAGAACGACGCCTTCAACCGTCTCTATTGGCGCCTGCGCAAATTGCCGGAGCCGGAGCGGCTGGCGCTCCTGGCCGAGTTCACCGGCAATTACGGCTATGACCTGGACCGGCAATGCCGCGATCTCATCATGGATTGGCAGGAATTGCGGCTCTTTGCCGGCGATCCGCTCTGCACTATCGGCGCCCACACCGTGAACCATTACGAATTGGCCAAGCTTCCGGCTGAGCAGGCCCACAACGAGATGATCCAGTCGGTGGAGGTCATCGAGGCCCAGTTCGGCATCCGCCCCGCCCATTTTTCCTATCCGCTGGGCGGCCCGCTATCCTGTGGCCGGCGCGAATTCGACCTGGCGAGAAACGCCGGCTTTCGCACCGCCGTCACCACCCGCCCCGGGGGCCTGTATCCCCACCACTTGCAACGCCTGACGGAATTGCCGCGGGTGTCGCTCAATGGCCATTTCCAGCAGCGGCGCTATGTGGAGGTATTCGCCAGCGGCGGCCTGTTCACCCAATTGGGTCGGGCGATGGGATGA
- a CDS encoding dicarboxylate/amino acid:cation symporter, with protein sequence MSMPTTVPAGSASPASKPIYLNFGFQVLAAMVIGLLFGFIARNMGPDAAGNANWLTVTLSTVGSSFVSLLRALVPVLVFTAIVASIANLRELNNAAKLVWQTLLWFAITALISVAIGIALGLIIQPGVHTAVTEAAARAPASTGSWLDFLKGLIPANFIGLQASTRLADSGATTSLNFNVLQILIVSIVVGIAALRVGPAADPFLAFNRSFLKIIHKILWWVIRLTPIGTIGLLGNAVAVYGWDALAQLGWYAAAIYIGLVLVLFVVYPVLLQANGLNPIRYFQSAWPAIQLGFVSRSSIGTLPVTERVTERNLGVPREYASFAVPLGATTKMDGCAAIYPAISAIFVAQFFGISLGIEHYLLIVFVSVIGSAATAGLTGATVMLTLTLSTLGLPLEGVGLLLAIDPILDMGRTAVNVAGQALVPTIVAKRQGILNQAAYDHGKSIEDLDIDAVPAE encoded by the coding sequence ATATCCATGCCAACCACCGTCCCGGCCGGCTCCGCATCGCCTGCGTCCAAGCCGATTTATCTCAATTTTGGCTTCCAGGTTCTGGCCGCCATGGTCATCGGCCTGCTGTTCGGCTTCATTGCCCGCAATATGGGTCCCGATGCCGCCGGCAACGCCAATTGGCTGACCGTCACCCTGTCGACGGTCGGCTCGTCTTTCGTGTCGCTGTTGCGGGCCCTGGTGCCGGTGCTGGTCTTCACCGCCATCGTCGCCTCCATCGCCAATCTTCGCGAACTGAACAACGCCGCCAAGCTCGTCTGGCAGACCCTGCTCTGGTTCGCCATCACCGCGCTGATCTCGGTGGCCATCGGCATTGCGCTCGGCCTCATCATCCAGCCCGGAGTGCATACGGCCGTCACCGAAGCCGCCGCCCGCGCCCCTGCCTCTACCGGCTCGTGGCTGGATTTCCTCAAGGGCCTGATCCCCGCCAATTTCATCGGCCTGCAGGCCTCGACCCGCCTTGCCGATAGCGGCGCCACCACCAGCCTCAACTTCAACGTCTTGCAGATCCTGATCGTCTCGATCGTCGTCGGCATCGCGGCTTTGCGCGTCGGCCCGGCAGCCGATCCGTTTCTGGCCTTCAACCGTTCCTTTCTCAAGATCATCCACAAGATCCTGTGGTGGGTCATTCGCCTGACCCCCATCGGCACGATCGGCCTGCTCGGCAATGCCGTTGCCGTCTATGGCTGGGATGCGCTGGCCCAGCTCGGCTGGTACGCCGCCGCCATTTATATCGGCCTGGTCCTCGTGCTTTTCGTGGTCTATCCGGTTTTGTTGCAGGCCAATGGGCTGAACCCCATCCGCTACTTCCAGAGCGCCTGGCCGGCGATCCAGCTCGGTTTCGTGTCGCGCTCGTCCATCGGCACCCTGCCGGTTACCGAACGCGTCACCGAAAGAAATCTCGGCGTGCCGCGTGAATATGCCTCTTTCGCCGTGCCGCTGGGGGCGACCACCAAAATGGATGGCTGCGCGGCCATTTATCCGGCGATCTCGGCCATCTTCGTGGCCCAGTTCTTCGGCATCAGCCTGGGCATCGAGCATTATCTGCTGATCGTCTTCGTCTCGGTCATCGGCTCGGCGGCCACTGCCGGCCTGACCGGCGCCACCGTCATGTTGACCCTGACGCTGTCGACGCTCGGCCTGCCGCTCGAAGGCGTCGGCCTGCTGCTGGCCATCGATCCGATCCTCGATATGGGCCGCACCGCGGTCAACGTCGCCGGTCAGGCGCTGGTCCCCACCATCGTCGCCAAGCGCCAGGGCATTCTCAACCAGGCGGCCTATGACCATGGCAAGTCCATCGAAGACCTCGATATCGATGCCGTTCCCGCCGAGTGA
- a CDS encoding GIY-YIG nuclease family protein, translating to MAGYTYILANHPRGKIYVGVTNNLVRRIWEHREGVADGYTNGHGIKQLVHFEVHETVPLAIQREKNLKHWVRAWKVALIEEHNPDWRDLWDDIVR from the coding sequence ATGGCGGGCTACACTTACATCCTCGCAAACCATCCGCGCGGCAAAATCTATGTCGGCGTAACCAACAACCTTGTTCGTAGAATTTGGGAGCACCGCGAAGGTGTCGCGGATGGCTATACAAACGGGCATGGAATCAAGCAATTGGTGCACTTTGAAGTGCACGAAACTGTCCCGCTCGCCATCCAGCGTGAGAAAAACCTCAAGCACTGGGTAAGGGCGTGGAAGGTTGCGCTGATCGAAGAGCACAATCCCGACTGGCGGGATCTGTGGGATGATATCGTGAGATAA
- the rpsI gene encoding 30S ribosomal protein S9 has translation MAETINSLEDLGTSAAAPAANTAPVHEQKLDSLGRAYATGKRKNAVARVWIKPGKGTVTVNGREFAKYFARPVLQLIVKQPIVATDRLDQYDVNVTVAGGGLSGQAGAVRHGISKALNYFEPGLRPILKKGGFLTRDSRVVERKKYGRAKARRSFQFSKR, from the coding sequence ATGGCCGAAACCATCAATTCTCTCGAAGACCTCGGCACTTCCGCTGCGGCTCCCGCTGCCAACACCGCTCCGGTGCATGAGCAGAAGCTCGACAGCCTCGGCCGCGCCTATGCCACCGGCAAGCGCAAGAACGCCGTCGCCCGCGTCTGGATCAAGCCGGGCAAGGGTACGGTGACCGTCAACGGTCGCGAATTCGCCAAGTATTTCGCCCGTCCGGTTCTGCAGCTCATCGTCAAGCAGCCGATCGTCGCTACCGACCGCCTCGACCAATACGACGTCAACGTCACCGTTGCCGGTGGTGGTCTGTCCGGTCAGGCCGGCGCCGTCCGTCACGGCATTTCGAAGGCGCTGAACTACTTCGAGCCGGGCCTGCGCCCGATCCTCAAGAAGGGTGGCTTCCTGACCCGCGACAGCCGCGTCGTCGAGCGTAAGAAGTACGGCCGGGCCAAGGCTCGCCGCTCCTTCCAGTTCTCCAAGCGCTAA
- a CDS encoding SdpI family protein produces the protein MPSLVTRFHLLLFGVTLAIAGVALIHIPASYFFPAHWRGSAPDWLWPRDIALAVPPLMQLTLMAAFFLLGRALTKNHLAKTRHIFDPALTLLLSVMAACQLGLLLLGIGSDFDLFRITGFGLAAILLILSVVLFEAERHSYGGLRMPWPIASDRAWRLVHKGSGIASGLCAIALAWLAWTDPGPGILAIAIGASLAALPMLAALLTLATRRL, from the coding sequence ATGCCCAGCCTCGTCACCCGCTTCCATCTCCTCCTGTTCGGCGTCACCCTCGCCATTGCCGGCGTCGCCCTGATCCACATCCCGGCAAGCTATTTCTTCCCCGCGCATTGGCGGGGCAGCGCTCCAGACTGGCTGTGGCCGCGCGACATCGCCCTGGCCGTCCCCCCGCTCATGCAACTGACCCTCATGGCCGCCTTCTTCCTGCTCGGCCGGGCTCTCACCAAAAACCATCTCGCCAAGACCCGTCACATCTTCGACCCGGCCCTGACTCTGCTGCTCTCGGTCATGGCCGCCTGCCAATTGGGCCTGTTGCTGCTCGGCATCGGCTCGGATTTCGACCTGTTCCGCATTACCGGTTTTGGCCTGGCCGCCATCTTGCTGATCCTGTCCGTCGTCCTGTTCGAGGCCGAGCGCCATTCCTATGGCGGTCTGCGCATGCCCTGGCCCATCGCGTCGGATCGGGCCTGGCGCCTCGTGCACAAGGGATCGGGCATTGCCTCCGGGCTCTGCGCTATCGCGCTGGCCTGGCTGGCCTGGACCGATCCCGGCCCCGGCATTCTTGCCATTGCGATCGGCGCGAGCCTCGCCGCCTTGCCCATGCTCGCGGCCCTGCTGACCCTGGCCACGCGCCGCCTTTGA